The following are encoded together in the Pan troglodytes isolate AG18354 chromosome 6, NHGRI_mPanTro3-v2.0_pri, whole genome shotgun sequence genome:
- the FKBP14 gene encoding peptidyl-prolyl cis-trans isomerase FKBP14 yields MRLFLWNAVLTLFVTSLIGALIPEPEVKIEVLQKPFICHRKTKGGDLMLVHYEGYLEKDGSLFHSTHKHNNGQPIWFTLGILEALKGWDQGLKGMCVGEKRKLIIPPALGYGKEGKGKIPPESTLIFNIDLLEIRNGPRSHESFQEMDLNDDWKLSKDEVKAYLKKEFEKHGAVVNESHHDALVEDIFDKEDEDKDGFISAREFTYKHDEL; encoded by the exons ATGAGGCTTTTCTTGTGGAACGCGGTCTTGACTCTGTTCGTCACTTCTTTGATTGGGGCTTTGATCCCTGAACCAGAAGTGAAAATTGAAGTTCTCCAGAAGCCATTCATCTGCCATCGCAAGACCAAAGGAGGGGATTTGATGTTGGTCCACTATGAAGGCTACTTAGAAAAGGACGGCTCCTTATTTCACTCGAC TCACAAACATAACAATGGTCAGCCCATTTGGTTTACCCTGGGCATCCTGGAGGCTCTCAAAGGTTGGGACCAGGGCTTGAAAGGAATGTGtgtaggagagaagagaaagctcatcattcctcctgctctgggctatggaaaagaaggaaaag GTAAAATTCCCCCAGAAAGTACACTGATATTTAATATTGATCTCCTGGAGATTCGAAATGGACCAAGATCCCATGAATCATTCCAAGAAATGGATCTTAATGATGACTGGAAACTCTCTAAAGATGAG GTTAAAGCATATTTAAAGAAGGAGTTTGAAAAACATGGTGCGGTGGTGAATGAAAGTCATCATGATGCTTTGGTGGAGGATATTTTTGATAAAGAAGATGAAGACAAAGATGGGTTTATATCTGCCAGAGAATTTACATATAAACACGATGAGTTATAG